A genomic region of Xanthomonas fragariae contains the following coding sequences:
- a CDS encoding DNA repair protein gives MPSSTTGSNAYEAPAATGDFRLCYKTAAGLPVPCANVRYRVVQATGEVVAKGSTGQDGRTQRISVKPKQAASTPGVSSSYALFSMTYDGMERYTLQVWSQVVSAYVEPELHPDVKQAPRLVLPSVSVIAQPMQTQDVLLKRHLRVRFQFKQGNQPIVGAPFVAYTYDAAGRQVAATDLQGKPIKGNTNKQGDTGKIYTNDTAWFVFNLPGAEKMAYTSDAFEPRVMGADAVMYEVNVKSQVAVAAPGKGTVAKISGKVTAPAVLNAQDEELLLLTPEVWKEFEAVSGHVESTFAGVHHARSTLAQALQGRSPEAIRQAEKDLNLAEDKVATMLNKDFAKKADLVEVVTFESYDKGRDAGEGSVRDRMGLRRRYLPRKKYEEYKKRRIMGVPTRLEMSVSVKAKHGDATAEVVKAKGEYSDRKQFDAAKFKESLSKITATAKSSGSVQTDPWVWDMIDVGGNQFSETVKKSESYAVDTAAQWLRCAAGAGASSELGWDPNKQNFKAQASANAQAKLILFEGKWVHTLSIPSTKGWQMNFGGMDLGAILFQLACELYGFVGAKASMTGAVGVSYSGNRARVQPQARDRTDSLASNFDQAHGLPRADLGDPPGPNGAPSRRVVPASLNETAPSDMNGMRVTAEAFAGAEGGLMPSGELQWLPPEKTKPVAFAKLSLDVAVSAGAGASAQLNIYYAQGKFRVKASARLCWGVGAKGAVEFVVDAEGMLEFVKWVYYQLAHAGFKTLVYMAKDAFLALSNILFMVIAKDTKIGQQLASGVDEIGASLRTTMISLEKAENRHKLVQSINKKPAWLIYATPETRGMLLYALTRHDWATHWNDAPEVKYKGLDMQVHYLNEHKQAVINIMKCVKLRPEWSNVMQHMTIDGSKGGDPGKADGDVMRFLNYGISLNPDLKGGVFDPLNDKPDSTPKDAQNTYLEDYLKHRSTLMGAYPKGYEVASLNEMDGTQLAMLDGQESPMFAAIDPQYLGIDREAAKTMLAMDHGSSVGQDQDEYMA, from the coding sequence TTGCCCAGTTCCACGACCGGCAGCAATGCTTACGAAGCGCCAGCGGCAACGGGCGATTTCAGGCTCTGCTACAAGACTGCCGCGGGCTTGCCGGTCCCCTGCGCGAATGTGCGCTACCGAGTGGTGCAGGCGACAGGCGAAGTAGTGGCCAAAGGCAGCACTGGCCAAGACGGACGCACGCAGCGGATTTCCGTCAAGCCCAAGCAGGCAGCGTCCACGCCCGGGGTGAGTTCGTCTTATGCGTTGTTCAGCATGACGTACGACGGCATGGAGCGCTATACGCTACAGGTATGGAGCCAAGTGGTGTCTGCCTATGTGGAGCCGGAATTGCATCCGGACGTAAAGCAAGCGCCTAGGCTGGTCTTGCCATCGGTCAGCGTAATAGCCCAGCCGATGCAGACACAGGACGTGCTGTTGAAGCGCCATCTGCGCGTGCGCTTCCAGTTCAAGCAAGGCAACCAACCGATCGTCGGCGCGCCTTTTGTCGCCTACACCTACGATGCCGCCGGCCGGCAGGTCGCCGCCACGGATCTGCAAGGCAAGCCGATCAAGGGCAATACCAACAAGCAGGGCGATACCGGCAAGATCTACACCAACGACACCGCCTGGTTCGTGTTCAACCTGCCCGGCGCGGAGAAAATGGCGTATACCTCGGACGCGTTCGAGCCGCGCGTCATGGGTGCGGACGCGGTGATGTACGAAGTGAATGTCAAAAGCCAGGTGGCGGTGGCTGCGCCTGGCAAGGGGACTGTCGCCAAGATCTCGGGCAAGGTCACCGCGCCTGCGGTACTCAATGCGCAAGACGAAGAACTGTTGCTGTTGACGCCGGAGGTATGGAAGGAATTCGAGGCGGTCAGCGGTCATGTCGAAAGCACGTTCGCCGGTGTGCACCACGCGCGTTCAACGCTGGCGCAGGCACTACAAGGACGCAGTCCGGAGGCGATCCGGCAGGCCGAGAAAGATCTGAACCTTGCCGAAGACAAGGTCGCGACCATGTTGAACAAGGATTTCGCCAAGAAGGCGGACCTGGTGGAAGTGGTCACCTTCGAAAGCTACGACAAGGGCCGCGATGCGGGCGAGGGCAGCGTGCGCGATCGGATGGGATTGCGCAGGCGTTATCTGCCGCGCAAGAAGTACGAGGAGTACAAGAAGCGCCGGATCATGGGCGTGCCGACCCGGCTGGAGATGAGTGTGTCGGTCAAGGCCAAGCATGGCGATGCGACGGCTGAGGTGGTCAAGGCCAAGGGCGAATATTCGGATCGCAAGCAGTTCGATGCGGCGAAGTTCAAGGAATCCTTGTCCAAGATCACAGCCACGGCCAAATCCAGCGGGAGCGTGCAGACCGATCCGTGGGTGTGGGACATGATCGATGTGGGCGGCAACCAGTTCAGCGAGACGGTCAAGAAAAGCGAAAGCTACGCGGTGGATACGGCCGCGCAATGGCTGCGTTGCGCCGCCGGCGCGGGGGCCAGTTCGGAGCTGGGATGGGACCCGAACAAGCAAAACTTCAAGGCGCAGGCCTCGGCCAATGCGCAGGCCAAGCTGATCCTGTTCGAGGGCAAATGGGTGCATACGCTGAGCATTCCCAGCACAAAGGGCTGGCAGATGAACTTCGGCGGGATGGATCTGGGGGCGATCCTGTTCCAGCTAGCCTGCGAGCTGTACGGGTTCGTGGGCGCGAAGGCGTCGATGACCGGGGCGGTGGGCGTGTCGTACAGCGGCAACCGGGCGAGGGTGCAGCCGCAGGCGCGTGACCGCACCGACAGCCTGGCGTCGAACTTCGATCAGGCGCACGGCTTGCCGCGCGCGGACCTGGGCGATCCGCCCGGCCCCAACGGCGCTCCGTCGCGACGTGTAGTGCCGGCATCGCTGAACGAGACCGCGCCCAGCGATATGAACGGGATGCGTGTGACTGCCGAAGCGTTCGCGGGCGCCGAAGGCGGCCTGATGCCTTCCGGGGAACTGCAATGGTTGCCGCCGGAGAAGACCAAGCCGGTGGCCTTCGCCAAACTATCGCTGGATGTCGCCGTCAGTGCCGGTGCCGGCGCCAGCGCGCAACTCAACATCTACTACGCGCAGGGCAAGTTCCGGGTCAAGGCGAGCGCGCGCCTGTGCTGGGGCGTGGGCGCGAAAGGCGCAGTGGAGTTCGTGGTCGATGCCGAGGGCATGCTGGAGTTCGTCAAATGGGTGTATTACCAGTTGGCGCATGCTGGGTTCAAGACGTTGGTGTATATGGCCAAGGATGCGTTTTTGGCGTTGTCGAATATTTTGTTTATGGTAATTGCAAAAGACACAAAAATCGGTCAGCAACTCGCCTCCGGTGTAGACGAGATTGGCGCTTCTTTAAGAACAACAATGATTAGCCTCGAAAAAGCAGAAAACCGCCACAAACTCGTCCAAAGCATCAACAAGAAGCCTGCGTGGCTGATCTACGCCACCCCGGAGACGCGCGGCATGCTGCTGTACGCGCTCACCCGTCACGATTGGGCCACGCACTGGAACGACGCGCCGGAGGTGAAGTACAAAGGACTGGACATGCAAGTGCACTACCTCAACGAGCACAAGCAGGCGGTGATCAACATCATGAAGTGCGTCAAGCTGCGCCCGGAGTGGAGCAATGTAATGCAGCATATGACCATCGATGGTAGCAAGGGAGGCGATCCCGGAAAAGCCGACGGCGATGTGATGCGCTTCCTCAACTATGGCATCTCACTTAATCCCGATCTAAAAGGCGGGGTGTTCGACCCGCTCAACGACAAGCCGGACTCGACGCCAAAGGACGCACAGAATACGTACCTGGAAGATTATCTGAAGCATCGTTCCACACTGATGGGGGCTTATCCGAAGGGCTATGAGGTCGCCAGCTTGAACGAGATGGACGGCACGCAGTTGGCCATGCTGGATGGACAGGAATCGCCGATGTTCGCGGCGATCGATCCGCAATATCTAGGAATTGATCGAGAAGCGGCCAAGACCATGCTGGCGATGGATCATGGAAGCTCGGTGGGGCAAGACCAAGATGAGTACATGGCGTAG
- a CDS encoding DUF2345 domain-containing protein codes for MAARAVRAGGDALGRIRVRFHFQHDASAPAAQDSTWLRVAQRYAGPGVGSQFLPRIGQEVLVGFLEGDIDRPVVLGALYNGKGEAGVPATPGGTSAEADTRLYAQAGDGRPSAQANLAGGHAPAWHGAGGGTDNHRNATALWGVQSKEWGGAGHSRLVFDDSDQQLRLQLATTQAATQLNLGHLIHQADNYRGSFRGEGFELRTDAWGAVRATSGLWLSSYARSSGPAGEATQPSALLSQLQTLGKTFSQAAGTHQTVTLAAHEGVGQANHSKLIAEQAPLQALLTSVKTTVPGTAYADAKGAAAERSASPGDGRVPHTGDALLGLAAPAGIGVVAGQGLHWSVGETLTLASGAGSEAAIAGNARLHSGQAIGVLAAAVDGGQTQANSLSLVSGEGALDVQAQSDEVRVQSKEGLKLVSANAEVELAAGKTIHLAVAGGASVTIEGGNLTFACPGTITVQASKKSFVGPVEKSYKLPVPGATPYKLKYVLRDYTGEPLKSADYAMYLADGSVVTGKTNAQGETEQVITDGPDSVHLMVSDERHEGYYKVSDGNA; via the coding sequence ATCGCTGCGCGAGCTGTACGAGCCGGTGGGGACGCGCTGGGCCGGATCCGGGTCAGGTTCCACTTCCAGCACGACGCGTCGGCCCCGGCGGCGCAGGACAGCACCTGGCTGCGGGTGGCGCAGCGCTACGCCGGCCCGGGCGTGGGCAGCCAGTTCCTGCCACGCATCGGCCAGGAAGTGCTGGTGGGCTTCCTGGAGGGGGACATCGACCGTCCGGTGGTGCTGGGGGCGCTGTACAACGGCAAGGGCGAAGCCGGCGTTCCCGCCACCCCCGGCGGCACCAGCGCCGAGGCCGACACCCGCCTGTATGCCCAGGCCGGCGACGGCCGACCCAGCGCGCAGGCCAACCTGGCCGGCGGCCACGCCCCGGCCTGGCACGGCGCCGGCGGCGGCACGGACAACCACCGCAACGCCACCGCGCTGTGGGGCGTGCAATCCAAGGAATGGGGCGGCGCTGGCCACAGCCGGCTGGTGTTCGACGACAGCGACCAGCAACTGCGCTTGCAACTTGCGACCACGCAGGCGGCCACGCAACTGAACCTGGGGCACCTGATCCACCAGGCCGACAACTACCGCGGCAGCTTCCGCGGGGAAGGCTTCGAACTGCGCACCGACGCATGGGGCGCGGTGCGCGCCACCTCGGGGTTGTGGCTGAGCAGCTACGCGCGCAGCAGCGGCCCGGCCGGCGAGGCGACCCAGCCCAGCGCATTGCTGAGCCAACTGCAGACGCTGGGCAAGACGTTCTCGCAGGCGGCGGGCACGCACCAGACGGTGACGCTGGCCGCGCACGAAGGCGTGGGCCAGGCGAACCACTCCAAGCTGATCGCCGAGCAGGCGCCCTTGCAAGCGCTGCTGACCAGCGTGAAAACCACGGTGCCGGGCACGGCCTACGCCGACGCCAAGGGCGCGGCGGCCGAGCGCAGCGCCAGCCCGGGCGACGGCCGCGTACCGCACACCGGCGATGCGCTGCTGGGCCTGGCGGCGCCGGCGGGGATCGGCGTGGTGGCCGGCCAGGGCCTGCACTGGAGCGTGGGCGAGACGCTGACGCTGGCCAGCGGTGCGGGCAGCGAAGCGGCCATCGCCGGCAACGCGCGCCTGCACAGCGGCCAGGCGATCGGCGTGCTGGCCGCGGCGGTGGACGGCGGGCAAACGCAAGCCAACAGCCTGAGCCTCGTCAGCGGCGAAGGCGCGCTGGACGTGCAGGCGCAGTCGGACGAAGTGCGGGTGCAGTCGAAGGAAGGCTTGAAGCTAGTCAGCGCCAATGCCGAAGTGGAACTGGCGGCGGGCAAGACCATCCACCTGGCGGTGGCTGGCGGCGCCAGCGTCACCATCGAAGGCGGCAACCTCACCTTCGCCTGCCCCGGCACCATCACCGTGCAGGCAAGCAAGAAGTCGTTCGTGGGGCCGGTCGAAAAGTCCTACAAGCTTCCCGTTCCCGGAGCGACGCCGTACAAGCTGAAATACGTGTTGCGTGACTACACGGGTGAACCGCTCAAGAGCGCCGACTACGCGATGTATCTGGCTGATGGCTCGGTGGTGACCGGCAAAACGAATGCACAAGGCGAAACCGAACAAGTGATCACGGATGGTCCCGACAGCGTGCATCTGATGGTTTCCGACGAACGTCACGAAGGTTATTACAAGGTGTCAGATGGCAACGCATGA
- a CDS encoding T6SS phospholipase effector Tle1-like catalytic domain-containing protein → MSGDPNVIAPRVRAVENMVARAREKTRTKSGGPACVNCHVPLWISFFFDGTGNHRNNDFPRNHSNIAALYDAQILEPTKAIISLYYEGIGTPFEFKDRYERKPIATRGGTVAWTDETGCKEDESSWNKGFGTGLESRLEKALFDFQLAIENQQSLTRVDEINVAAFGFSRGATEARAFVNWLANHSKVKISGNSLTYDGIPLSFKFLGIFDTVESVGGAGVNKRPELVKISLPSYVQKCLHIVAAHELRNAFPLTHLGTNRYTQVVYPGAHADVGGGYSDKEQGRTNKLARIALLQMLDHARGTGLKLRSVEEMQQSAFWHSRFAPSYDVSTEHHAALQGYLSNVKKKSGLIKEVMTSHMELYWGWIDAGLAMQDLEQKREALPNGYLNPDDKPLRTMEHLLRYQGRTQAARTGTPNVAGRRTVAPEVEHFFENYVHDSYEHFSLSGGTLMTDMTAADYYKIRTILAPHA, encoded by the coding sequence ATGAGCGGAGACCCCAACGTCATAGCCCCACGCGTTCGTGCAGTGGAGAACATGGTCGCAAGGGCAAGGGAGAAAACGCGCACAAAAAGTGGCGGACCGGCCTGCGTAAATTGCCATGTACCGTTATGGATTAGCTTCTTCTTTGACGGCACCGGCAACCATCGCAACAATGACTTCCCTCGTAATCACAGTAATATCGCAGCACTTTACGACGCACAAATTCTAGAGCCTACGAAAGCCATTATTTCCCTTTATTACGAGGGCATCGGAACGCCTTTCGAATTCAAGGACCGCTATGAGCGGAAGCCAATTGCAACTCGGGGAGGAACTGTCGCCTGGACTGACGAGACCGGGTGCAAGGAGGACGAAAGCAGTTGGAACAAAGGTTTCGGAACGGGTTTAGAGAGCCGCCTAGAAAAGGCGCTATTCGACTTCCAATTGGCGATCGAAAACCAACAATCCCTCACGCGTGTCGACGAAATTAATGTTGCGGCTTTTGGCTTTTCCCGTGGTGCTACTGAGGCGCGGGCGTTCGTAAATTGGCTCGCGAACCATAGCAAAGTTAAGATTAGCGGCAATAGTCTAACCTATGATGGAATTCCTTTAAGCTTCAAATTTCTCGGAATTTTCGACACCGTTGAGTCAGTAGGTGGCGCCGGAGTAAACAAACGCCCTGAACTTGTAAAGATAAGCCTCCCAAGCTACGTGCAAAAATGCCTGCATATCGTAGCTGCTCACGAGCTGCGCAACGCCTTCCCTCTCACCCATCTTGGCACGAATCGCTACACACAAGTTGTCTACCCAGGTGCTCACGCGGATGTTGGCGGAGGCTACAGCGACAAGGAACAGGGCCGTACGAATAAGCTGGCACGCATAGCACTACTTCAGATGCTGGATCATGCCAGAGGCACTGGATTAAAGCTCCGATCGGTTGAGGAGATGCAACAATCTGCATTTTGGCATAGCCGCTTTGCGCCTTCTTACGATGTGAGTACCGAGCATCATGCTGCCCTTCAGGGATACCTGAGTAATGTCAAGAAGAAAAGCGGCTTAATCAAAGAAGTCATGACGTCGCACATGGAGCTTTACTGGGGTTGGATCGATGCAGGCTTGGCCATGCAGGATCTCGAACAGAAGCGCGAAGCGCTTCCGAATGGCTACCTTAACCCTGACGACAAACCCTTGCGCACAATGGAGCACTTACTTCGATACCAGGGACGCACGCAAGCGGCGCGCACAGGCACTCCCAATGTCGCGGGTAGGCGAACTGTAGCTCCGGAAGTCGAGCACTTCTTCGAGAATTACGTACACGACTCCTACGAGCACTTTTCACTCTCAGGCGGAACGTTGATGACAGATATGACAGCAGCCGATTACTACAAAATTCGTACGATCCTTGCCCCACATGCCTGA
- a CDS encoding DUF4123 domain-containing protein, translating into MKHPRLPDADAYQRWVLTHLGEGQQLFALIDPARYADIDDCQKALGIKPHMFAELPNLYEKYALSIRAHGPRLLSAPIASLVWDNVFSQAYLRQSASFLIADRSAILLDHLRTLTRLRQPDGGNLLFRFQDVIVMSALAPVLGPVQQTACVGPAVGWFMVDVCGVPHRLQRMEQRPQWPALALTQAQLARLDDALAPYTIIHQANETDETLLLGLSPCARVRLVRARMHRARRHGLEREDDIALYCVLSLQLPAGFDRRGPLAEALASARHNGTGFGEEIDRVPVNRWREWDEELDLGRSTA; encoded by the coding sequence ATGAAGCACCCTCGCTTACCCGACGCCGACGCCTACCAACGCTGGGTGCTTACGCATCTGGGCGAAGGCCAACAGTTATTTGCCTTGATCGACCCGGCACGCTACGCCGATATCGATGACTGCCAAAAAGCCTTGGGCATCAAACCGCACATGTTTGCGGAACTACCCAATCTGTATGAGAAATATGCGCTGTCCATCCGCGCACACGGCCCGCGCTTGCTTTCCGCACCGATCGCCTCTCTGGTGTGGGACAACGTGTTTTCCCAAGCATATCTGCGCCAGTCAGCCAGCTTCCTGATCGCCGATCGTTCCGCAATCTTGCTGGATCACCTGCGAACCCTCACACGCCTACGGCAGCCAGATGGAGGAAATCTGCTGTTTCGCTTTCAGGACGTGATCGTGATGTCGGCGCTCGCGCCGGTGCTCGGCCCTGTACAGCAGACAGCCTGTGTTGGGCCCGCGGTTGGATGGTTCATGGTTGACGTCTGTGGCGTACCGCATCGACTTCAACGCATGGAGCAAAGACCCCAATGGCCAGCGCTTGCACTGACACAGGCCCAACTCGCGCGTCTGGACGATGCGCTCGCACCCTACACGATCATCCATCAAGCCAACGAAACCGATGAGACCCTATTACTGGGACTGAGTCCTTGCGCGCGAGTCCGTCTGGTGCGTGCCCGCATGCATCGGGCACGCCGCCATGGGTTGGAACGCGAAGACGATATCGCGCTGTATTGTGTATTGAGCCTGCAACTTCCCGCAGGCTTCGATCGCCGAGGGCCGTTAGCCGAGGCATTGGCGTCCGCACGTCACAATGGCACCGGATTCGGCGAAGAGATCGATCGGGTACCGGTCAACCGGTGGCGTGAATGGGACGAAGAGCTGGACTTAGGCCGTAGCACGGCATAA
- a CDS encoding type VI secretion system Vgr family protein, with protein sequence MEALNALISQAALLSDSGRLYRLQLPGGDVQVVERWSGSERLSEGFVWWVDVLSTQANLPLEAWLGRRATLYTRLADGGESPRTGLIHEAYELGSDGGLARYRVGLVPWTWWLSQGRHSRVFQERTLVQIVEAVFADYAPMASWQWSDEVSGFLAQARPRSYCVQYRESDLDFVQRLLAEEGLGWRLQEADASPGGHQLVVFADSAAQPQDPSSAQGGGLRYHRSDATEAADSVLAIGATRRLGSGRLTVLSEDFKTRQARSAQLPLHGGGGQSLRELYEPVGMYAFASAQEADRYAGLMAQAQEAQWSPWQGRSTVRTLRAGTWFTLTQAPQLLTRVWHAGINNLPVDVRAAAQAQLGAAPAWPDASAVAARSTWAQAEAVGYGNAFEAVDRQQPWRPVLADGTGARLNPRPTAPGYQSAIVVGADGSTGGSQEVHADALGRIRVRFHFQHDASAPAAQDSTWLRVAQRYAGPGVGSQFLPRIGQEVLVGFLEGDIDRPVVLGALYNGKGEAGVPATPGGTSAEADTRLYAQAGDGRPSAQANLAGGHAPAWHGAGGGTDNHRNATALWGVQSKEWGGAGHSRLVFDDSDQQLRLQLATTQAATQLNLGHLIHQADNYRGSFRGEGFELRTDAWGAVRATSGLWLSSYARSSGPAGEATQPSALLTQLQTLGKTFSQAAGTHQTVTLAAHEGVGQANHSKLIADQAPLQALLTSVKTTVPGTAYADAKGAAAERSASPGDGRVPHTGDALLGLAAPAGIGVVAGQGLHWSVGETLTLASGAGSEAAIAGNARLHSGQAIGVLAAAVDGGQTQANSLSLVSGEGALDVQAQSDEVRVQSKEGLKLVSANAEVELAAGKTIHLAVAGGASVTIEGGNLTFACPGTITVQASKKSFVWPTTLNRSFVAWPKSELNAPCMQQAAATNSAFVRVD encoded by the coding sequence ATGGAAGCACTGAATGCGTTGATTTCTCAGGCGGCCTTGCTGTCCGACAGCGGTCGCCTGTACCGCCTGCAGCTGCCTGGCGGGGATGTCCAGGTGGTGGAGCGCTGGAGCGGGTCGGAACGCCTGAGCGAGGGGTTCGTGTGGTGGGTGGACGTGCTGAGCACACAGGCGAACTTGCCGCTGGAGGCGTGGCTGGGGCGTCGCGCGACGCTGTACACCCGGCTGGCCGATGGCGGCGAGAGCCCGCGCACGGGGCTGATCCACGAAGCGTACGAACTGGGCAGCGACGGCGGTCTGGCGCGCTACCGGGTGGGCCTGGTGCCGTGGACGTGGTGGTTGTCGCAGGGCCGGCACAGCCGGGTGTTCCAGGAGCGCACGCTGGTGCAGATCGTGGAGGCGGTGTTCGCCGACTACGCGCCGATGGCGAGCTGGCAGTGGAGCGACGAGGTGAGCGGGTTCCTGGCCCAGGCGCGGCCGCGCAGCTACTGCGTGCAATACCGCGAGAGCGACCTGGATTTCGTGCAGCGGCTGCTGGCCGAGGAAGGGCTGGGCTGGCGGCTGCAGGAGGCGGACGCGTCGCCCGGCGGGCACCAGCTGGTAGTGTTCGCCGACAGCGCCGCGCAACCGCAGGACCCCAGTTCGGCGCAGGGCGGCGGGCTGCGCTACCACCGCAGCGACGCCACCGAGGCGGCCGACAGCGTGTTGGCGATCGGCGCCACCCGGCGGCTGGGCAGCGGCCGGCTGACCGTGCTCAGCGAAGACTTCAAGACGCGCCAGGCGCGCAGCGCGCAACTGCCGCTGCACGGCGGCGGCGGACAATCGCTGCGCGAGCTGTACGAGCCGGTGGGGATGTACGCCTTCGCCAGCGCACAGGAAGCGGACCGCTATGCAGGGTTGATGGCGCAGGCGCAGGAGGCGCAGTGGTCGCCGTGGCAGGGCCGCAGCACGGTGCGCACGCTGCGCGCCGGTACCTGGTTCACGCTGACCCAGGCGCCGCAGCTGCTGACGCGGGTGTGGCATGCGGGCATCAACAACCTGCCGGTGGACGTGCGCGCGGCGGCGCAGGCGCAGCTGGGCGCCGCGCCGGCATGGCCGGACGCCAGCGCGGTGGCGGCACGCAGCACCTGGGCGCAGGCCGAGGCGGTGGGCTACGGCAACGCCTTCGAGGCGGTGGACCGGCAGCAGCCGTGGCGGCCGGTGCTGGCCGACGGCACCGGCGCGCGGCTGAACCCGCGGCCGACCGCGCCGGGCTACCAGAGCGCCATCGTGGTCGGCGCCGATGGCAGCACCGGCGGCAGCCAGGAGGTCCATGCCGACGCGCTGGGCCGGATCCGGGTCAGGTTCCACTTCCAGCACGACGCGTCGGCCCCGGCGGCGCAGGACAGCACCTGGCTGCGGGTGGCGCAGCGCTACGCCGGCCCGGGCGTGGGCAGCCAGTTCCTGCCACGCATCGGCCAGGAAGTGCTGGTGGGCTTCCTGGAGGGGGACATCGACCGTCCGGTGGTGCTGGGGGCGCTGTACAACGGCAAGGGCGAAGCCGGCGTTCCCGCCACCCCCGGCGGCACCAGCGCCGAGGCCGACACCCGCCTGTATGCCCAGGCCGGCGACGGCCGACCCAGCGCGCAGGCCAACCTGGCCGGCGGCCACGCCCCGGCCTGGCACGGCGCCGGCGGCGGCACGGACAACCACCGCAACGCCACCGCGCTGTGGGGCGTGCAATCCAAGGAATGGGGCGGCGCTGGCCACAGCCGGCTGGTGTTCGACGACAGCGACCAGCAACTGCGCTTGCAACTTGCGACCACGCAGGCGGCCACGCAACTGAACCTGGGGCACCTGATCCACCAGGCCGACAACTACCGCGGCAGCTTCCGCGGGGAAGGCTTCGAACTGCGCACCGACGCATGGGGCGCGGTGCGCGCCACCTCGGGGTTGTGGCTGAGCAGCTACGCGCGCAGCAGCGGCCCGGCCGGCGAGGCGACCCAGCCCAGCGCGCTGCTGACCCAGCTGCAGACGCTGGGCAAGACGTTCTCGCAGGCGGCGGGCACGCACCAGACGGTGACGCTGGCCGCGCACGAAGGCGTCGGCCAGGCGAACCACTCCAAGCTGATCGCCGATCAGGCGCCCTTGCAGGCGTTGCTGACCAGCGTGAAGACCACGGTGCCGGGCACGGCCTACGCCGACGCCAAGGGCGCGGCGGCCGAGCGCAGCGCCAGCCCGGGCGACGGCCGCGTACCGCACACCGGCGATGCGCTGCTGGGCCTGGCGGCGCCGGCGGGGATCGGCGTGGTGGCCGGCCAGGGCCTGCACTGGAGCGTGGGCGAGACGCTGACGCTGGCCAGCGGTGCGGGCAGCGAAGCGGCCATCGCCGGCAACGCGCGCCTGCACAGCGGCCAGGCGATCGGCGTGCTGGCCGCGGCGGTGGACGGCGGGCAAACGCAAGCCAACAGCCTGAGCCTCGTCAGCGGCGAAGGCGCGCTGGACGTGCAGGCGCAGTCGGACGAAGTGCGGGTGCAGTCGAAGGAAGGCTTGAAGCTAGTCAGCGCCAATGCCGAAGTGGAACTGGCGGCGGGCAAGACCATCCACCTGGCGGTGGCTGGCGGGGCCAGCGTCACCATCGAAGGCGGCAACCTCACCTTCGCCTGCCCCGGCACCATCACCGTGCAGGCGAGCAAGAAGTCGTTTGTTTGGCCGACCACGCTCAACCGCAGCTTCGTCGCTTGGCCGAAGAGCGAGCTAAATGCTCCGTGCATGCAGCAAGCAGCAGCGACCAATAGCGCATTCGTGCGGGTGGACTGA
- a CDS encoding YiaA/YiaB family inner membrane protein, with amino-acid sequence MRTRIANKPSVAFVRASRVPLLGVGADVLGLWNAATMRNAKGYDVTLLLFGVFAAVSIRKRVRDRVDGIPMTAIRDGLAWFLWTGLVFGRRRAVAAEHRSVQRNADPERKRRLRGRTGATKPVRRSSRQDCPSSPKLRGRRRGRTVMPAAGFVC; translated from the coding sequence ATGCGAACGCGTATTGCCAACAAGCCGTCCGTGGCCTTCGTCCGCGCATCGCGGGTGCCGCTGCTGGGTGTTGGTGCCGATGTGCTGGGCCTGTGGAACGCCGCAACGATGCGCAACGCGAAGGGCTACGACGTCACGCTGCTGTTGTTCGGCGTGTTCGCGGCGGTATCGATACGCAAGCGCGTGCGCGATCGCGTCGACGGCATTCCCATGACGGCGATCCGCGATGGACTGGCCTGGTTTTTATGGACTGGCCTGGTTTTCGGTCGCCGCCGCGCTGTCGCGGCTGAGCATCGGTCTGTCCAACGCAACGCTGACCCTGAGCGCAAAAGGCGTCTACGCGGAAGAACAGGCGCCACAAAGCCGGTACGTCGGTCGAGCCGCCAGGATTGCCCGAGCAGCCCTAAGCTGAGGGGACGCCGCAGAGGGCGGACCGTGATGCCCGCCGCAGGATTCGTCTGTTAA